Proteins encoded within one genomic window of Polaribacter sp. NJDZ03:
- the msrA gene encoding peptide-methionine (S)-S-oxide reductase MsrA, producing MNILKSVTFLSLSILLISCFGFTDKKETKTETKAIYIAKENTKVAYFASGCFWCVEAIFESVSGVEEAVSGYAGGHTLNPTYKSIGTGKTGHSETVAVYYNPEKVSFETLVTVFFGSHNPTTKNGQHPDYGTQYRSIAFYETDAEKAIIEKMISQLNKDVYNGKIVTEVTKFKKFYKAEDYHQDFEHNNPNQGYIKAVSVPRLNKFKKRFPELLKTNKH from the coding sequence ATGAATATTTTAAAGTCTGTTACCTTTTTAAGTTTATCAATATTATTAATTTCTTGTTTTGGTTTTACTGATAAAAAAGAAACTAAAACTGAAACCAAAGCAATTTATATTGCCAAAGAAAATACTAAAGTAGCGTATTTTGCAAGTGGATGTTTTTGGTGTGTAGAAGCTATTTTTGAAAGTGTAAGTGGAGTAGAAGAAGCTGTTTCTGGTTATGCTGGTGGGCATACGTTAAACCCAACGTATAAAAGTATTGGAACCGGAAAAACAGGACATTCAGAAACTGTAGCGGTGTATTACAATCCGGAAAAAGTGTCTTTTGAAACGTTAGTTACCGTGTTTTTTGGTTCTCACAATCCAACAACCAAGAATGGACAACACCCAGATTACGGAACACAATACAGATCTATTGCTTTTTATGAAACGGATGCTGAAAAGGCAATTATAGAAAAAATGATTAGTCAACTAAACAAAGATGTTTATAACGGTAAAATAGTAACGGAAGTTACTAAATTTAAAAAGTTTTACAAAGCAGAAGACTATCACCAAGATTTTGAGCATAATAACCCAAACCAAGGTTATATAAAGGCGGTTTCTGTGCCAAGATTAAACAAATTTAAAAAGAGGTTTCCGGAGTTGCTGAAGACCAATAAGCATTAA
- the dnaX gene encoding DNA polymerase III subunit gamma/tau: protein MEHFIVSARKYRPQVFADVVGQQAITNTLEKAIKNNHLAQALLFTGPRGVGKTSCARILAKSINQQDAEVSADEDFAFNIFELDAASNNSVDDIRSLTDQVRIPPQTGKYKVYIIDEVHMLSQAAFNAFLKTLEEPPAHAIFILATTEKHKIIPTILSRCQIFDFKRIGVLDAKNYLKVICEKENITAEDDALHIIAQKADGAMRDALSIFDRVVSFSGSNLTREAVTENLNVLDYDTYFNMTDLMLTNKIPQVLNAFNTILAKGFEGHHFINGLASHFRDLLVAKDKATLELLEVGDAAKKKYLEQATKASIPFLMQSIEKANQCDLNYRASKNQRLLVELTIMQIASITFDGEKKKSANYIIPATFFQALSPAVKEIAKPVEKKLEKPVIAQAPKVEPPKPKIKPILKSVGRRASSLSLKSIHEKKVEKKAIEEENFDNHPKDFFTQDALQNLWKDYVALLIQKGERSMASIVGTDTPQLGKNNKISFSVPNKLMEEQFRKGRSELINFLRKKLNNYGISLDVRLNESIEKKFAYTPQEKYNKMKEINPLIDKLRQSFELDM from the coding sequence ATGGAGCATTTTATAGTTTCTGCGCGTAAATACCGTCCACAAGTTTTTGCGGATGTTGTTGGGCAACAAGCCATTACAAACACGTTAGAAAAGGCTATAAAAAACAACCATTTGGCACAAGCCTTATTGTTTACAGGTCCTCGTGGAGTTGGTAAAACTTCTTGTGCTAGAATATTAGCTAAAAGCATTAATCAACAAGATGCGGAAGTTTCTGCAGATGAAGATTTTGCTTTTAATATTTTTGAGCTCGATGCTGCTTCTAACAATTCTGTTGATGATATTAGAAGTTTAACAGACCAAGTTCGTATTCCGCCACAAACCGGTAAGTATAAAGTATATATTATAGATGAGGTACACATGTTATCTCAGGCAGCTTTTAATGCTTTTTTAAAAACCTTAGAAGAACCACCTGCACATGCTATTTTTATTTTAGCAACGACAGAAAAGCATAAAATTATTCCGACGATTTTATCTCGTTGTCAAATTTTCGATTTTAAAAGAATTGGTGTTTTAGATGCTAAAAATTACCTAAAAGTAATTTGTGAAAAAGAAAATATTACGGCAGAAGATGATGCTTTGCATATTATCGCTCAAAAAGCGGATGGCGCAATGCGAGATGCTTTGTCTATTTTTGATAGAGTTGTTAGTTTTTCTGGAAGTAATTTAACAAGAGAAGCCGTTACCGAAAACCTGAATGTATTAGACTACGATACGTATTTTAATATGACAGATTTAATGTTAACCAACAAAATACCACAAGTGCTAAATGCATTTAATACTATTTTAGCAAAGGGTTTTGAAGGACATCATTTTATAAACGGATTGGCAAGTCATTTTAGAGATTTACTGGTTGCCAAAGACAAAGCTACTTTAGAATTGTTAGAAGTTGGTGATGCTGCTAAAAAGAAATACTTAGAACAAGCCACTAAGGCAAGCATTCCTTTTTTAATGCAATCTATAGAAAAAGCAAATCAGTGTGATTTGAATTATAGAGCCAGTAAAAATCAGCGACTGCTGGTAGAATTAACCATTATGCAAATTGCCTCTATCACTTTTGATGGAGAAAAAAAAAAATCAGCTAACTACATAATTCCTGCTACATTTTTTCAGGCACTTTCTCCTGCAGTAAAAGAGATTGCAAAACCGGTTGAAAAAAAACTTGAAAAACCTGTCATTGCGCAAGCTCCAAAAGTAGAACCGCCCAAACCTAAGATAAAACCTATTTTAAAATCTGTTGGTAGGCGTGCATCTTCTTTATCGTTAAAAAGTATTCACGAAAAAAAGGTAGAAAAGAAAGCTATTGAAGAAGAAAATTTCGACAACCACCCGAAAGACTTTTTTACCCAAGATGCTTTACAAAATCTATGGAAAGACTACGTTGCTTTGTTAATTCAAAAAGGAGAGCGCAGTATGGCTTCTATTGTAGGCACAGACACACCTCAATTAGGTAAAAACAATAAAATATCTTTTTCGGTTCCTAATAAATTAATGGAAGAGCAATTTAGAAAAGGAAGGTCTGAATTAATTAATTTCTTAAGAAAAAAACTGAACAACTATGGGATCAGTCTAGATGTTCGTTTAAATGAAAGCATAGAAAAGAAGTTTGCCTACACTCCGCAAGAAAAATACAATAAGATGAAAGAAATAAACCCTCTTATCGATAAATTGCGCCAAAGTTTTGAGTTAGATATGTAA